In a genomic window of Hippoglossus stenolepis isolate QCI-W04-F060 chromosome 17, HSTE1.2, whole genome shotgun sequence:
- the smim13 gene encoding small integral membrane protein 13 has protein sequence MWQSVGLTLLVIVATLVCALLFMLFGWYVVWQLFLSKFKFLRELVGDAGTPQAETQPSETKSERTANAPARNRPRTARQRVTFPESTS, from the exons ATGTGGCAAAGTGTCGGGCTCACGCTGCTGGTCATTGTGGCCACACTGGTCTGTGCGCTGCTCTTCATGTTGTTCG gTTGGTATGTAGTCTGGCAGCTCTTCTTATCCAAGTTCAAGTTCCTGCGTGAACTTGTCGGGGACGCTGGCACCCCACAGGCTGAAACTCAACCGTCCGAAACCAAGAGCGAACGCACAGCGAACGCCCCGGCTCGAAATCGGCCCAGGACTGCACGCCAAAGAGTTACCTTTCCAGAAAGCACTTCGTAG